The following coding sequences are from one candidate division WOR-3 bacterium window:
- a CDS encoding endonuclease/exonuclease/phosphatase family protein: MRFTKYLILFSILFPFCFAGQVKIATYNLLNFPDAMGYERLKYFRVVLDYLKPDILAVQELTSELGMELFRDSVLNYQSNDFSLVPFHDGPSTDNGLFYRRSKVEFIDALYIPTVNRDIARYRMRMKDSNNEFYIFSVHFKADAECELIRLQEATRLRSHLDSLLPSISYLVMGDFNFYGNESGYNRLIDSIETSPRGLRDILHFSGVWHDNYSYAYAHTQSTRIEELPDGGAGGGLDDRFDLILCSPDLLDTSGLFLPPESYVILGNDGRHFNKSVNGGINYAVPSDVARALYFASDHLPVSVIILDGSHYLPIVEEPTIYPNPMRTQAHIKLPQFEDFCKARIIVTNVRGRRVLELESINPYTIALSSEHLNVGIYFVHIQIETKYGLKNFHTKLAVIR, encoded by the coding sequence ATGCGTTTCACTAAATACTTGATTCTTTTTTCAATTCTTTTCCCTTTTTGTTTTGCCGGACAGGTTAAGATTGCAACCTATAATCTTTTAAACTTTCCCGATGCTATGGGTTACGAGCGATTAAAATACTTTCGGGTGGTGCTTGATTATTTGAAACCAGATATCCTTGCGGTTCAAGAGCTGACGAGTGAGCTGGGTATGGAATTATTCCGGGATTCGGTTCTTAATTACCAAAGCAATGATTTTTCCCTGGTCCCCTTTCACGATGGTCCCAGCACTGATAATGGTTTATTCTATCGGCGGTCAAAGGTTGAATTCATTGATGCTCTTTACATTCCTACAGTCAATCGGGATATTGCTCGTTACCGTATGAGAATGAAGGATTCCAATAATGAATTTTATATCTTCTCCGTCCATTTCAAGGCAGATGCGGAGTGTGAACTTATTCGTCTGCAGGAGGCAACACGCTTAAGGAGTCACCTTGATTCCCTACTTCCATCGATCAGCTACCTTGTCATGGGTGATTTTAATTTTTATGGTAATGAATCGGGTTATAATCGGCTCATTGATAGTATTGAGACAAGCCCACGGGGATTGCGGGACATACTTCATTTTTCGGGTGTTTGGCATGACAATTACTCATATGCCTATGCCCACACTCAATCCACTCGGATCGAAGAACTACCAGATGGGGGTGCTGGTGGTGGACTGGATGATCGTTTTGATCTTATCTTATGTTCGCCCGATCTTCTGGATACCTCGGGACTTTTCTTGCCTCCAGAATCATATGTGATTCTCGGCAACGATGGAAGACATTTTAATAAATCCGTTAATGGAGGTATCAATTACGCGGTCCCGAGTGATGTAGCAAGGGCTCTTTACTTCGCTTCTGACCATCTTCCAGTTTCGGTGATCATCCTCGATGGTTCCCATTATTTACCGATAGTTGAAGAACCAACGATTTATCCCAATCCAATGCGTACCCAGGCTCACATTAAGTTACCCCAATTTGAGGATTTTTGCAAGGCGCGGATAATAGTCACCAATGTTCGAGGAAGAAGGGTTTTAGAACTCGAAAGCATCAATCCCTATACGATTGCTTTAAGCAGTGAGCATTTAAATGTGGGGATATATTTTGTTCACATCCAGATTGAAACCAAGTATGGTTTGAAAAATTTTCACACAAAACTTGCGGTCATAAGATGA
- a CDS encoding 5'-nucleotidase C-terminal domain-containing protein, whose protein sequence is MPVAVLVILLYTAIPEHIYVLYTNDIEGALLPTTAWWINPYFPPPIGNAAAAASFIREKKREADSLNYGFLLLDTGDMFVGSPIGEFSRGQAVVDYFNYCGYNLLSPGNHDYDMGVEVFKEIVKNVNAQFICSNIVYEDTWENVEYLKPYTLINFGELKIGVFGLITEYMKGMTTPERFKNHAVLPEIETARRYVDTLKSKGVDLIFAMTGIGLRHDKRLAENVPGIDVIFGSHSATALEEPYEDSINHTIICQNYSHLTSIGFLDLKIDKKTKKIVGYQGALIDLLSDEVELDTILLQRLKNWEREVQKGFDEVIGYARRELTRAGFEESPMGNLITDAMRVYFNADIAIHNSGGIRANFRKGEITYRDCYYVDALSNTAVLMRVTGEQVRKILEVGVNGRHAIFQVSGIRFKYDSRKPINERVIEIRREDGSLLDPEKEYLLVTNSFLAAGGGDYAVFKEGRDIQDTFTYLRNIIADYVRKNSPVDKGVEGRIIDVSRK, encoded by the coding sequence ATGCCAGTAGCGGTTCTGGTTATTTTACTTTATACTGCAATCCCCGAACATATTTATGTTCTTTATACTAATGATATTGAGGGTGCACTCCTTCCCACTACCGCCTGGTGGATAAATCCATACTTTCCACCGCCGATCGGCAACGCTGCTGCCGCGGCATCATTTATTCGAGAAAAGAAAAGGGAGGCGGATAGCCTAAATTATGGTTTTCTCTTGCTGGATACCGGGGATATGTTTGTGGGTTCTCCGATTGGTGAGTTTTCACGGGGTCAGGCCGTGGTTGATTATTTTAATTATTGCGGCTATAATCTTCTTTCGCCCGGCAACCATGACTATGATATGGGGGTCGAGGTTTTCAAAGAGATCGTGAAAAATGTTAACGCCCAATTCATCTGCAGTAATATTGTCTACGAAGACACCTGGGAGAATGTAGAGTATCTCAAACCTTATACCCTGATTAATTTTGGTGAGCTAAAAATTGGAGTTTTCGGTCTGATCACCGAGTACATGAAGGGAATGACTACTCCTGAACGATTCAAAAATCATGCAGTTTTACCCGAGATCGAAACTGCCCGGCGCTATGTAGATACATTAAAAAGTAAAGGGGTGGATTTGATATTTGCCATGACCGGCATTGGTTTACGTCACGATAAACGCCTCGCAGAAAATGTGCCCGGTATTGATGTAATATTTGGTTCCCATAGTGCCACCGCTTTAGAAGAACCTTATGAAGATTCTATAAACCACACCATCATCTGTCAGAATTACAGCCATCTTACCAGTATCGGATTTTTGGATTTAAAAATTGATAAAAAAACTAAAAAAATTGTTGGCTACCAGGGTGCATTGATAGATCTTTTGAGCGACGAAGTTGAACTTGATACGATTCTGTTACAGAGATTAAAAAATTGGGAGAGAGAAGTCCAGAAGGGTTTTGATGAGGTTATCGGTTATGCCCGCAGGGAGTTAACCCGGGCGGGGTTTGAAGAATCGCCCATGGGCAATTTGATTACCGATGCCATGCGCGTATATTTTAATGCGGATATCGCCATCCATAACTCCGGTGGGATAAGGGCAAATTTCCGGAAAGGTGAGATAACCTACCGGGATTGTTATTATGTAGACGCATTATCCAATACCGCAGTTTTGATGAGAGTGACTGGCGAACAGGTAAGGAAGATTTTGGAAGTTGGTGTTAATGGCCGGCATGCGATATTTCAGGTTTCGGGCATAAGATTTAAGTATGATTCAAGAAAACCAATCAATGAGCGAGTAATAGAAATCCGCAGGGAAGATGGAAGTCTGTTGGATCCGGAAAAAGAATATTTGCTGGTGACGAATTCTTTTCTCGCTGCTGGAGGCGGTGATTATGCAGTTTTTAAGGAGGGAAGGGATATTCAGGATACTTTCACTTATCTGCGCAACATCATCGCCGATTATGTAAGAAAAAATTCACCGGTTGATAAAGGTGTAGAAGGCAGAATTATTGATGTTTCTCGTAAATAG